The following are encoded together in the Streptomyces sp. NBC_01465 genome:
- the pcaDC gene encoding bifunctional 3-oxoadipate enol-lactonase/4-carboxymuconolactone decarboxylase PcaDC codes for MSETTQQTLQYRFDGPEHAPVLILGPSLGTTWHMWDRQTPELSREWRVLRFDLPGHGGAPAHPATSIGEIADRLLATLDELGVQRFGYAGCSIGGAIGMELALRHPGRVATLALVAASPRFGTADEFRQRGVIVRTNGLDPMARSAPERWFTHGFATAQPAIVEWAVQMVRTTDPGCYIAACEALAAFDVRTELGRIGVPTLVVVGAEDQVTGPGDARTLVAGIPDARLAMVPGVSHLAPVEQPAAVTDLLAHHFTASWQDTSTSIPVQTPAPSLSAPVTPIAEIEPAPADVRSTEAGRPDPYEAGLKVRREVLGDAHVDQVTAASDETTEEFQELLTRYAWGEIWTREGLDRRTRSVVTLTALVSGGHLEELAFHLKAALRNGLTPVEIKEVLLQTAVYCGLPAANAAFKVAQAVIQQETTPDP; via the coding sequence ATGAGCGAGACGACGCAGCAGACCCTCCAGTACCGCTTTGACGGGCCAGAACACGCTCCGGTCCTGATCTTGGGGCCCTCACTGGGTACCACATGGCACATGTGGGACCGGCAGACCCCCGAGCTGTCCCGTGAGTGGCGTGTGCTCAGATTCGATCTGCCCGGGCACGGCGGCGCCCCCGCCCACCCCGCCACCTCGATCGGTGAGATCGCCGACCGGTTGCTCGCCACCCTCGACGAGCTGGGTGTGCAGCGCTTCGGTTACGCGGGCTGCTCCATCGGCGGTGCCATCGGCATGGAGCTGGCGCTGCGCCACCCCGGGCGGGTCGCCACGCTCGCGCTGGTCGCCGCCTCGCCCCGGTTCGGCACGGCCGACGAGTTCCGGCAGCGCGGGGTGATCGTGCGGACCAATGGGCTCGACCCGATGGCGCGCAGCGCACCCGAGCGCTGGTTCACGCACGGCTTCGCGACCGCACAGCCCGCGATTGTCGAATGGGCCGTGCAGATGGTCCGCACCACCGATCCCGGCTGCTACATCGCCGCCTGCGAGGCCCTCGCCGCCTTCGACGTCCGTACGGAACTCGGGCGCATCGGCGTTCCGACCCTCGTGGTCGTCGGCGCCGAGGACCAGGTCACCGGGCCCGGCGATGCGCGCACCCTGGTCGCGGGCATACCCGACGCCCGTCTCGCCATGGTCCCCGGTGTCTCGCACCTGGCCCCGGTCGAGCAGCCCGCGGCCGTCACGGACCTGCTGGCGCACCATTTCACCGCCTCCTGGCAGGACACTTCCACCTCGATCCCGGTCCAGACACCGGCCCCGTCGCTCTCCGCCCCCGTGACCCCGATCGCCGAGATCGAGCCCGCCCCGGCGGACGTGCGGTCCACGGAGGCCGGGCGCCCCGATCCGTACGAGGCCGGGCTCAAGGTGCGTCGCGAGGTCCTCGGGGACGCCCATGTCGACCAGGTCACGGCGGCCTCGGACGAGACGACCGAGGAGTTCCAGGAGCTGCTCACCCGGTACGCCTGGGGCGAGATCTGGACCCGTGAGGGGCTGGACCGCCGCACCAGGAGCGTGGTGACGCTGACGGCGCTGGTCTCCGGCGGGCACCTGGAGGAGCTGGCCTTCCATCTGAAGGCGGCCCTGCGCAACGGCCTCACCCCGGTGGAGATCAAGGAAGTGCTGCTCCAGACAGCCGTCTACTGCGGTCTCCCGGCGGCGAACGCGGCCTTCAAGGTCGCCCAGGCCGTGATCCAGCAGGAGACCACGCCCGACCCGTAG
- a CDS encoding exodeoxyribonuclease III, with translation MRIATWNVNSITARLPRLLAWLETTETDVLCIQETKCSAEQFPHDELRELGYESAVNATGRWNGVALLSRVGLDDVVSGLPGGPEYEGVQEPRAVSATCGGVRVWSVYVPNGREVDHEHYAYKLRWFEALKAAVADDVAGARPFAVLGDFNVAPTDEDVWDPAVFEGATHVTPAERAALTALREAGLSDVVPRPLKYDRPYTFWDYRALAFPKNKGMRIDLVYGNESFAKAVKDSYVDREERKGKGASDHAPVVVDLEI, from the coding sequence ATGCGCATCGCGACCTGGAACGTCAACTCGATCACCGCCCGTCTCCCGAGGCTGCTGGCCTGGCTGGAGACCACGGAGACGGATGTCCTGTGCATCCAGGAGACCAAGTGCTCCGCCGAACAGTTCCCCCACGACGAGCTCCGTGAGCTCGGTTACGAGTCCGCGGTCAACGCCACGGGCCGGTGGAACGGGGTGGCGCTGCTCTCCAGGGTGGGGCTCGACGACGTGGTGAGCGGCCTGCCCGGCGGCCCGGAGTACGAGGGCGTGCAGGAGCCGCGGGCCGTCTCGGCGACCTGCGGCGGCGTCCGCGTCTGGTCGGTGTACGTACCGAACGGACGCGAGGTCGACCACGAGCACTACGCGTACAAGCTGCGCTGGTTCGAGGCGCTGAAGGCCGCCGTGGCCGACGACGTGGCGGGCGCGCGGCCCTTCGCGGTCCTCGGGGACTTCAACGTGGCCCCGACCGACGAGGACGTCTGGGACCCGGCGGTCTTCGAGGGCGCCACCCATGTCACCCCCGCCGAGCGTGCCGCGCTCACCGCACTGCGCGAGGCGGGTCTCTCCGACGTCGTGCCGCGCCCGCTCAAGTACGACCGTCCGTACACCTTCTGGGACTACCGCGCGCTCGCCTTCCCGAAGAACAAGGGCATGCGCATCGACCTGGTCTACGGAAACGAGTCCTTCGCCAAGGCCGTCAAGGACAGTTACGTGGACCGCGAGGAGCGCAAGGGCAAGGGCGCGTCCGATCACGCCCCGGTTGTGGTCGATCTCGAGATCTGA
- a CDS encoding MBL fold metallo-hydrolase, whose product MKLTKMGHACIRLEKDGRTLVVDPGSFSEQDAALGADAVLITHEHLDHFNEDRLRTAMEANPAAEIWTLRAVADQLSAAFPGRVHTVGHGDAFTAAGFDVQAHGELHAVIHPDLPRVTNTGYLVDGSLFHPGDAFTVPDAPVETLMLPVHAPWNKVSEVIEYVRAVKPQRAIDIHDGLLKDVARGIYDLHIGNLGGADHSRMAPGDATQL is encoded by the coding sequence ATGAAGCTGACCAAGATGGGCCACGCCTGCATTCGGCTGGAGAAGGACGGGCGGACGCTCGTCGTCGACCCGGGCTCCTTCAGCGAGCAGGACGCGGCGCTCGGCGCCGACGCGGTCCTCATCACGCACGAGCACCTCGACCACTTCAACGAGGACCGGCTCCGGACCGCCATGGAGGCGAACCCGGCCGCCGAGATCTGGACGCTGCGCGCGGTCGCCGACCAGCTGTCCGCCGCCTTCCCCGGCCGTGTCCACACGGTCGGCCACGGGGACGCCTTCACCGCCGCCGGCTTCGACGTCCAGGCGCACGGCGAACTGCACGCCGTCATCCACCCGGACCTGCCGAGGGTCACCAACACCGGCTATCTGGTGGACGGTTCGCTCTTCCACCCGGGTGACGCCTTCACGGTCCCCGACGCCCCGGTTGAGACGCTGATGCTCCCCGTGCACGCCCCGTGGAACAAGGTCTCCGAGGTCATCGAGTACGTCCGGGCGGTCAAGCCGCAGCGCGCCATCGACATCCACGACGGCCTCCTCAAGGACGTGGCGCGCGGGATCTACGACCTGCACATCGGCAATCTGGGGGGCGCGGACCACTCCCGTATGGCCCCGGGAGACGCCACGCAGCTCTGA